TGGGGCTACAGCAATATATGCTCAGTATCCCAGTTAGTTACACTGCTGGAATATTCTCATTACAATCAAATATCTCAGCCACTCATTCCTATTAAACTAAatatggtaaataccaatattaaactaaacatgctaaatatcaaaaatatatatgacaatatttgagaatttcttatatattcattaatctccaaagtgaggtatatataggagttacaattggtattacatatgtacttcacaaatgtgggacaataaactactatttatactttaactaatatataactcgcaacactccctctcaagttggtgcaaagatatcacgcatgcccaacttgtcaagcgagttggaaaacacactattagacacagccttagtaagaacatcagcaagttgatcttcagatcCCACAAACGGACACATAACAATTccagcatccaatttttccttaatgaaatgttgatcaatctccacatgttttgttcgatcatgttgcactggattatgagcaatctcaatagtagccttgttatcacaatgaagtttcatagcacccttgggtttaaacccaagatTTCTCAACAATTgtttcaaccacaacaactcacatacaccatgagacataccacgaaactcaacttctgcacttgacctagtcaccactttttgtttcttgcttctccaagtaactaaattaccacccataaacgtaaagtatccagatgtagatCGTCGATCAGTGATAGAACATGCCCAATCTGCATATGTATACCCTTCGACGTTCAAATGATcattcttggagaaaaccaAGCCTCTATCAggagccatcttcaagtacctcaaaatacgagttactgcatccatatgagcttcactaggtgagtgcataaactgacttaccacactaattgcataagcaatgtcaggacgagtgtgagacaaataaattaatctccccacaagccTCTGATACAGTTCCTTAAGAGTAGGAATTTGATCTGGAAATAAGCCCAGACGATGATTCTGCTCAATCGGAGTATCAACAtgtttgcaatctaacatacctgtttcagctgacaaatcaagaacatacttccgttgaggcagaaaaataccatgcttggatcgtgcaacctcaattccaagaaaatacttcaattcacccaattctttcatctcaaatttagtAGCTAGGTACTTTTAAAGGCGTTGTATCTCTTTCTGATCATCaccagtcactatcatgtcatcaacataaataatcaatgcagttagcttaccattttgttgctttagaaacaaagtgtgatctgaatgactcttaatatacccaaacttcttcattaaacttgtaaacctcccaaaccatgctctaggagattgtttcaaaccatacaaagcctttcgtaacctgcatacaacacatttttcaggagatgttccaataccaggtgggagatccatataaacttccttcttaagatcaccatgaaggaaatcATTTTTAACGTCAAACTGCAGCAGAGGCCAATCTTGGTTTGCTGTTAAGGACAAAAGAACACACACAGTATTAGGTTTGTCAACATGAGCAAAAGTTTCCTGATAGTCCATCCCATAcgtttgagtataacccttagctACTAATCTGGCTTTATACCGGTCAATAGAACCATCTGATTTGTGCTTAATAATAAACACTCATCTACACCCAACGGCTTTCTTCCCGTTTGGTAAAAgaaccaaatcccaagtagaattcttttccaaagcttccatctcaacttCATGGCATCAACCCACTTAGGGTCAGACAAAGCATCttgaaattttgttggaattgatacactagatagttgacatatgtaagatgcatatggtttggacAAGCGATaagtagacacataattgttgataggatatttggctttggcatgcatatcaagctcatattgtactttaggttttccatGATTAACTCGtggaggcaactgataagtagaagaatcgtcaaaatttacctcatgtatgccaccatTTTGTACCAAATTGTTAAAGAATCATCACTGGACGAACCACCATCAGGCAACTCGTTAGACATATCAGCAGTAGTCAACCGATCATCAGAAGGTAATTCGTCAGACATACTAGCAGGCAGCTCGCTGGGCACATCTAATCTGTCGTTAGTAGAAATAGTTCCGGGAATGACAAGTGACCGATCACTATCTGTAGTCGACTGATCAGTATCACGCAACATATAATAGGTTCTGTTCCCAACTCTAcctgtaacacat
This genomic interval from Malus domestica chromosome 05, GDT2T_hap1 contains the following:
- the LOC139196023 gene encoding uncharacterized mitochondrial protein AtMg00810-like — encoded protein: MKELGELKYFLGIEVARSKHGIFLPQRKYVLDLSAETGMLDCKHVDTPIEQNHRLGLFPDQIPTLKELYQRLVGRLIYLSHTRPDIAYAISVVSQFMHSPSEAHMDAVTRILRYLKMAPDRGLVFSKNDHLNVEGYTYADWACSITDRRSTSGYFTFMGGNLVTWRSKKQKVVTRSSAEVEFRGMSHGVCELLWLKQLLRNLGFKPKGAMKLHCDNKATIEIAHNPVQHDRTKHVEIDQHFIKEKLDAGIVMCPFVGSEDQLADVLTKAVSNSVFSNSLDNTKMKLDAEKKKSRSLGTLSSSHIQDGWDNVVFLTDAYDEFRSIVRCSLPLLSFSTGIDLQ